A genomic region of Fodinisporobacter ferrooxydans contains the following coding sequences:
- a CDS encoding methyl-accepting chemotaxis protein, with amino-acid sequence MEKQTLPRRLVKKQQSIVENAAKKIEAVLATHGQLTDQAILSIRHIMEQELSDLEYFVLVREDGFGEIHTNHFREGVYFNDPVGLKCAQVTATSAFFYPRNTGEQLIDVSTPVRVKGKKLYALRSGQILHGLSRNLKIGLPFTLFYLIGVLAILLPETNWRLTISWVSLATAFFVIAWDRRQFRKTYQTWVQFMRKIGKGDLGYRLTPKSRDEFGQMQFELNKMALGLADIVRKVSTSAEQVAASAQELNASVDQVSIANSHIISLMQEVATGSEHQAKSTDEANTSIHEMSMSIQEIASNAQSVSSSSIQAADIARSGRDSIRQTIAKMESIHTVVNGLADTVKHLGDRSQSIGQITQVITDIASQTNLLALNAAIEAARAGEHGRGFAVVADEVRKLAEQAAISSKQIVHLISAIQQDAEHAVSITETTTQEVSEGIKAVHSAGESFNKIENSFHQVADEIEQVSASVQEMAAGTEQIVETMNQISVVTLTTASRTQSVSADTEEQSASIDTISASASTLSKMADDLQHLVGRFHV; translated from the coding sequence ATGGAGAAACAGACATTACCAAGAAGGTTGGTAAAAAAACAACAGTCCATTGTCGAAAATGCGGCGAAAAAAATTGAGGCAGTTCTTGCAACACACGGACAATTAACAGATCAGGCGATCCTTTCGATTCGCCACATCATGGAGCAAGAACTCAGCGATTTGGAGTATTTTGTATTGGTGCGCGAAGATGGATTTGGAGAGATTCATACAAACCATTTCCGGGAAGGGGTTTATTTTAATGACCCTGTCGGTTTAAAATGTGCGCAAGTTACTGCAACATCCGCCTTTTTTTATCCCCGCAATACCGGCGAGCAACTGATTGATGTTTCAACACCTGTTCGCGTAAAAGGCAAAAAGTTGTATGCATTGCGCTCCGGGCAAATTTTACATGGTCTCAGTCGAAATCTGAAAATCGGCCTCCCGTTCACGCTCTTTTATCTGATTGGTGTACTAGCCATTTTGCTGCCTGAAACAAATTGGAGGCTGACGATTTCCTGGGTTTCTCTTGCAACCGCTTTCTTTGTGATTGCCTGGGATCGCAGGCAATTTCGCAAAACATATCAAACATGGGTACAATTTATGCGCAAAATCGGAAAAGGCGATTTAGGGTATCGACTCACCCCAAAATCCCGCGATGAATTCGGACAGATGCAATTTGAACTCAATAAGATGGCGCTCGGTCTGGCAGACATCGTTCGCAAAGTCAGCACAAGCGCTGAGCAAGTAGCAGCATCCGCCCAGGAATTGAACGCCAGTGTGGATCAGGTCAGCATTGCAAATTCTCACATTATTTCACTCATGCAAGAAGTAGCCACAGGGTCGGAACATCAGGCAAAAAGCACGGATGAAGCAAATACATCCATACACGAAATGTCGATGTCAATCCAGGAGATCGCGTCAAATGCCCAATCTGTCTCATCATCCTCGATTCAGGCAGCAGATATTGCCCGATCCGGCAGGGATTCCATTCGGCAAACAATCGCAAAAATGGAATCGATTCATACTGTCGTAAATGGCCTGGCAGATACAGTCAAACACTTAGGCGATCGCTCGCAATCCATTGGTCAAATCACACAAGTCATCACAGATATTGCTTCACAGACCAATTTATTAGCATTAAACGCCGCCATTGAAGCGGCCAGGGCAGGCGAGCATGGACGAGGATTCGCCGTGGTTGCGGATGAAGTGAGAAAATTGGCGGAACAAGCAGCGATATCCAGCAAACAAATTGTCCATTTAATTTCTGCCATTCAACAAGATGCAGAACATGCAGTATCCATTACGGAAACAACAACACAGGAAGTTTCGGAAGGGATTAAGGCTGTCCACTCCGCTGGAGAGTCCTTCAATAAAATTGAAAACTCCTTCCATCAAGTAGCGGATGAGATCGAGCAAGTCTCCGCTTCCGTACAGGAAATGGCCGCAGGAACAGAACAAATCGTGGAAACAATGAATCAGATATCAGTAGTAACACTCACGACTGCCAGCCGAACACAGTCTGTATCAGCAGATACGGAAGAACAATCTGCTTCCATTGATACCATTTCTGCTTCAGCCTCGACGCTTTCCAAAATGGCAGATGATCTGCAGCATCTCGTCGGTAGATTTCATGTATAA
- a CDS encoding ABC transporter substrate-binding protein: MKKFALTMSATVLSATMILAGCGSSNPSNTASNAGGNSAKSGGKTLIFGRGGDTVTLDPANATDGETFRVTDNIYETLVADKPGTFDVKPGLATDWSASKNGLKWTFHLRKNVKFQDGTPFNADAVVFNFNRWMDPQNPYHKGDFEYFTNMFGGFKGNPKAVIKDVKKLDDYTVEIDLAHPSAPFLADLTMAAFSIASPADVKKYNGDIKDHPIGTGPFKFVSWKPNDSITLEKNPSYWDTGKPKLDKIVFQVIKDNKARLNALQAGQIDIMDGLNPADVPTVKNDSNLQLFTRPSNNVGYLAFNTQKKPFNDPRVRQAINMVVDKKALIDAFYNGMAVPAVSVLPPSMWGNDTSLQDYQVNIQKAKQLLAEAGYPNGFKTDLWAMPVARPYMPQPEKIAAALQADMKKIGIDAKIVTYDWATYLKKTANGEHTMALLGWTGDNGDPDDFLYVLLDQDNANPPAQNIAFYKNPEVHKLLVQAQQETDQNKRADLYKKAEQIILKDAPWVPLVHSTPPMAASKKVTGFVPSPVGSDILTNVDIK; encoded by the coding sequence GTGAAGAAATTTGCATTAACCATGTCGGCAACAGTTTTGTCGGCGACCATGATTCTTGCTGGTTGCGGATCTTCCAATCCATCCAATACCGCATCCAACGCAGGCGGCAACTCTGCAAAATCCGGCGGCAAAACGTTAATCTTTGGTCGCGGGGGCGATACCGTCACACTTGATCCGGCAAATGCAACAGATGGTGAAACATTTCGCGTAACCGACAATATTTATGAAACACTTGTCGCGGATAAACCGGGAACATTTGATGTGAAGCCAGGTCTTGCTACTGACTGGAGTGCATCCAAAAACGGATTGAAGTGGACATTCCATTTGCGCAAAAACGTGAAATTCCAGGATGGCACGCCGTTCAATGCGGATGCTGTCGTATTCAACTTCAACCGCTGGATGGATCCGCAAAATCCATACCATAAAGGTGATTTTGAATATTTCACAAATATGTTTGGCGGATTTAAGGGGAATCCGAAAGCTGTCATTAAAGATGTGAAAAAGCTGGATGACTATACGGTTGAAATCGATCTGGCACATCCATCTGCACCATTCCTGGCAGATTTGACAATGGCCGCGTTTTCGATTGCATCACCGGCGGATGTGAAAAAATACAACGGCGATATCAAGGATCATCCGATCGGTACCGGTCCATTCAAGTTTGTAAGCTGGAAGCCAAACGATTCCATTACACTTGAGAAAAATCCAAGCTACTGGGATACAGGCAAACCAAAACTCGACAAAATCGTATTCCAGGTGATCAAAGACAACAAAGCTCGTTTGAATGCGCTGCAAGCAGGTCAAATCGACATTATGGACGGTTTGAATCCGGCAGACGTACCAACTGTAAAAAACGATTCGAATTTGCAGTTGTTCACGCGCCCGAGCAACAACGTCGGATATTTAGCCTTCAATACGCAGAAAAAACCGTTCAATGACCCGCGCGTGCGCCAGGCGATCAATATGGTGGTAGATAAGAAGGCGTTGATTGATGCGTTCTACAATGGCATGGCTGTGCCGGCAGTATCCGTATTGCCTCCTAGCATGTGGGGAAATGATACAAGCCTGCAAGACTATCAAGTCAATATTCAAAAAGCAAAACAATTGTTGGCAGAAGCAGGATATCCGAATGGCTTTAAGACAGATCTCTGGGCAATGCCGGTCGCTCGTCCGTATATGCCGCAGCCGGAAAAAATCGCTGCCGCTTTACAAGCAGACATGAAAAAAATCGGTATTGATGCAAAGATCGTCACATACGATTGGGCGACTTACTTAAAGAAAACGGCAAATGGCGAACATACTATGGCGCTTCTTGGTTGGACAGGCGACAACGGGGATCCGGATGATTTCTTGTATGTATTGTTAGACCAAGACAATGCGAATCCGCCTGCACAAAATATCGCGTTCTACAAAAATCCGGAAGTTCATAAATTGTTGGTTCAGGCGCAACAGGAAACCGATCAAAACAAACGTGCGGATCTATATAAGAAGGCTGAACAAATTATTCTGAAAGACGCTCCATGGGTGCCGCTTGTTCACTCCACACCACCGATGGCAGCGTCCAAAAAAGTAACAGGATTTGTTCCAAGTCCTGTAGGCAGCGACATTCTTACAAATGTCGACATTAAGTAA
- a CDS encoding ABC transporter permease: MLSYTLRRIGQLIPVLFGMSIVVFAIIHAIPGDPAQVILGEKATSESIHNLRQQLGLDQPLYLQYIHYIGQLFHGDLGTSLVTQRPINQEIVPYLAATAELTLFSMVFAIVIGVNAGILSAWKRNTWFDYAAMIIALVGVSMPIFWLGLLEQWLFSLQLHWLPVLGRTNPRDPVTSITNLYLLDTLLSGNLQQFWSVVRHLILPGVALGTIPMAIIARMTRASMLEVFKHDYIRTARAKGLGEFWVVYKHALKNSFAPVLTVIGLQLGSLLGGAILTETIFGWPGVGRYMFDAIGNRDYPVIQSGILVLATIFIVVNLIVDLLYAYLDPRIQYK; the protein is encoded by the coding sequence GTGCTATCCTATACACTTCGCAGGATCGGTCAATTAATTCCTGTGTTGTTCGGTATGTCGATCGTCGTGTTTGCGATCATTCATGCGATTCCGGGTGATCCTGCACAGGTCATACTGGGCGAGAAAGCAACTTCGGAATCGATTCACAATCTGCGGCAACAATTAGGACTTGATCAACCGTTATATCTGCAATACATCCATTATATCGGACAACTGTTTCATGGCGATTTGGGAACTTCTTTGGTTACACAAAGGCCAATCAATCAGGAAATCGTGCCGTATCTGGCGGCAACAGCCGAATTGACGCTCTTCAGCATGGTATTTGCTATCGTTATCGGTGTAAATGCCGGCATCTTATCCGCCTGGAAACGCAATACCTGGTTTGATTATGCAGCTATGATTATCGCATTAGTCGGCGTATCCATGCCGATTTTCTGGCTCGGTCTTTTGGAACAATGGCTGTTTTCTTTACAGCTTCATTGGTTGCCGGTACTCGGACGGACGAATCCGCGCGACCCGGTCACTTCGATCACCAATCTGTATCTATTGGATACGCTTCTTTCCGGCAATTTGCAACAGTTTTGGTCAGTTGTGCGCCACCTGATTTTGCCAGGTGTTGCCCTTGGAACCATTCCAATGGCCATTATTGCCCGAATGACGCGGGCAAGCATGTTGGAAGTATTTAAGCATGATTATATTCGTACAGCTCGTGCCAAAGGTTTAGGTGAATTTTGGGTTGTTTACAAGCATGCATTAAAAAACTCTTTTGCTCCTGTCTTGACAGTCATTGGATTGCAATTGGGCTCCTTGCTTGGCGGAGCGATTTTGACGGAGACGATTTTCGGCTGGCCAGGTGTCGGACGCTATATGTTTGACGCGATTGGCAACCGTGATTATCCGGTCATTCAGTCTGGTATTCTTGTGCTTGCAACTATATTTATCGTCGTGAATTTAATCGTGGATTTGCTGTATGCGTATTTGGATCCGCGAATTCAATATAAATAA
- the nikC gene encoding nickel transporter permease: MPSVAKISKKSPWREGWKRLRKQKAAMFGGIIIVLFILVGVFAPLLAPYNPNIQHLEMHLQPPSAHHWLGTDDSGRDELSRVMYGARVSLTVGFFSVIGSLIVGALLGLIAGYFGKWVDVLISRIFDVMLAFPSILLAIAIVAILGPGLFNALLAIAIINIPTYGRLIRSKVLSVKQEEYITAARAQGMSKTRILFRHVLPNSWTPLIVQGTLGIATAILDAAALGFLGLGAQPPQSEWGKMLSDSREYITSAPWTVLFPGIAIMLSVLGFNLFGDGLRDALDPKMK; encoded by the coding sequence ATGCCCTCTGTTGCGAAAATTTCCAAAAAGTCCCCTTGGCGGGAAGGATGGAAACGGCTGCGCAAACAAAAAGCAGCCATGTTTGGCGGCATCATCATCGTTTTGTTTATCTTGGTTGGGGTGTTTGCACCGTTGCTGGCGCCATACAATCCGAATATTCAACATTTGGAAATGCATCTGCAGCCGCCATCTGCCCACCACTGGCTTGGTACGGATGATTCAGGGCGAGATGAACTGTCGCGGGTCATGTATGGCGCGAGAGTTTCATTGACGGTCGGATTTTTCTCTGTGATCGGATCACTCATTGTCGGTGCTTTATTAGGATTGATTGCCGGCTATTTTGGAAAATGGGTCGATGTGCTGATTTCTCGAATTTTCGATGTCATGTTGGCATTTCCAAGTATTCTGCTGGCGATCGCAATCGTCGCCATTTTGGGACCCGGATTGTTTAATGCATTATTGGCCATCGCCATTATCAATATACCAACGTATGGACGGTTGATTCGCTCCAAAGTATTAAGTGTCAAACAGGAAGAATATATTACGGCTGCCCGTGCGCAAGGAATGTCGAAGACGCGGATTTTGTTCCGGCATGTACTGCCGAATAGTTGGACGCCATTGATCGTACAAGGGACATTGGGAATTGCGACAGCCATTCTCGATGCGGCAGCACTAGGGTTTCTTGGGCTTGGCGCACAGCCGCCTCAATCCGAGTGGGGAAAAATGTTGTCTGATTCAAGGGAGTATATTACATCTGCTCCGTGGACCGTTTTGTTCCCAGGTATAGCGATTATGTTGAGCGTCCTTGGATTTAACCTGTTTGGAGATGGATTGCGTGACGCTCTCGATCCAAAAATGAAGTAA
- a CDS encoding ABC transporter ATP-binding protein yields MKPLLSIQNLKTHFFTDEGVVRSVDGVTIEIGAGETVGVVGESGCGKSITSLSIMRLIPQPGKIVDGTIQFQDRDLLQLSEKQMRSIRGNEIAMIFQEPMTSLNPVFTIGDQLVETIHLHMKLNRKQALNRAVELLKQVGIPRASEIVHEYPHRLSGGMRQRVMIAMAMACNPKLLIADEPTTALDVTIQAQILDLMRKIQNESGTSILMITHDLGVVAEMCDRVIVMYAGKIVEQTDVKTLFKNPKHPYTQGLLASMPKLNERRERLASIEGQVPTPFTMPQGCKFAPRCPFATEQCLQAEPTLLQIESESDPHQVRCWLHQEEPATLETIR; encoded by the coding sequence ATGAAACCGTTGCTTTCGATACAAAATCTGAAAACGCATTTTTTTACGGATGAAGGTGTTGTCCGCTCAGTCGATGGAGTCACCATTGAAATTGGCGCCGGAGAGACGGTGGGAGTTGTCGGTGAGTCGGGATGCGGGAAAAGCATCACATCCCTTTCCATCATGCGCTTGATCCCGCAGCCGGGAAAAATCGTGGACGGAACGATCCAATTTCAGGACAGGGACTTATTGCAACTGTCGGAAAAGCAAATGCGCAGTATTCGCGGAAATGAAATCGCGATGATTTTCCAGGAGCCGATGACAAGTTTAAATCCGGTATTCACGATTGGCGACCAGTTAGTCGAGACGATTCACTTGCATATGAAGCTCAACCGCAAACAAGCATTAAACCGGGCGGTCGAACTTTTAAAACAAGTAGGCATTCCAAGGGCAAGCGAGATTGTGCATGAATATCCGCATCGGTTGTCAGGCGGGATGCGGCAGCGTGTGATGATTGCGATGGCGATGGCGTGCAATCCGAAGTTGCTGATTGCCGATGAGCCCACGACTGCTCTCGATGTGACAATTCAGGCGCAGATTTTGGATTTGATGCGAAAAATCCAAAACGAATCGGGGACTTCCATCTTGATGATCACGCACGATCTGGGAGTTGTCGCCGAGATGTGCGACCGTGTCATCGTCATGTATGCAGGGAAAATCGTGGAACAGACCGATGTCAAGACATTGTTTAAAAATCCGAAACATCCCTATACACAAGGTTTATTGGCATCGATGCCAAAATTGAATGAACGGCGTGAGCGTTTGGCATCCATCGAAGGACAAGTACCTACGCCCTTTACCATGCCGCAAGGCTGCAAATTTGCACCGCGCTGCCCATTTGCGACAGAACAATGTTTACAAGCAGAGCCGACGTTGCTGCAAATCGAATCGGAATCAGATCCACACCAAGTACGCTGCTGGCTTCATCAGGAAGAACCGGCAACACTCGAAACGATTCGTTAG
- a CDS encoding ABC transporter ATP-binding protein — protein sequence MAKPLLEVKQLKTYYPIHGGLLQKQQGFVKAVDDVSFAIFEGETFGLVGESGCGKSTTGRTIMRLTEPTDGEILFQGKNLRTLKSQEMQRMRRDLQMIFQDPYASLNPRMTIQQILEEPLLVHGVKDRNERKHRIKELLEVVGLNEYHAGRYAHEFSGGQRQRIGIARAVALHPKLIIADEPVSALDVSIQSQVLNLMQDLQKQFQLTYLFIAHDLSVVRHISNRIGVMYLGRLVEIGDRDSLYDHPRHPYTQALLSAVPVADPEAKRERIILQGDVPSPANPPQGCAFHPRCPQCMEICKTVRPVLKDVGNGQQVACHLYNE from the coding sequence ATGGCAAAACCATTATTGGAAGTGAAACAACTGAAAACCTATTATCCCATTCACGGGGGGTTGCTGCAGAAGCAGCAAGGGTTCGTCAAAGCGGTGGACGATGTTTCGTTTGCGATCTTTGAAGGGGAAACATTTGGTCTGGTGGGAGAAAGCGGATGCGGCAAATCGACCACAGGGCGAACGATTATGCGTTTGACAGAACCGACGGACGGAGAAATCCTTTTCCAAGGCAAGAATCTGCGGACGTTAAAATCCCAGGAAATGCAGCGGATGCGGCGGGATCTGCAGATGATATTTCAGGATCCTTATGCATCACTCAATCCGCGCATGACGATACAGCAAATTCTGGAGGAACCTTTGCTTGTACATGGCGTGAAAGATCGCAATGAACGGAAGCACCGAATCAAAGAATTGCTGGAAGTTGTCGGATTAAATGAATATCATGCCGGACGCTATGCCCACGAATTTAGCGGTGGTCAACGGCAGCGGATCGGGATCGCGCGCGCAGTGGCATTGCATCCGAAATTGATTATCGCAGACGAGCCTGTATCTGCATTGGATGTCAGCATCCAATCACAGGTATTGAATTTGATGCAAGATCTGCAAAAACAATTCCAGTTGACGTACTTGTTTATCGCACATGATTTGAGCGTCGTACGGCATATCAGCAATCGGATTGGCGTCATGTACTTGGGACGACTGGTTGAGATCGGGGATCGGGACAGCTTGTATGATCATCCGCGGCACCCGTATACGCAAGCGTTGCTTTCTGCCGTTCCGGTGGCAGACCCGGAAGCAAAACGGGAGCGGATTATTTTGCAAGGAGATGTGCCAAGTCCTGCGAATCCGCCACAAGGATGTGCGTTCCATCCAAGATGTCCACAATGTATGGAGATCTGCAAAACGGTCCGACCTGTGTTAAAGGATGTTGGCAACGGACAACAAGTGGCTTGCCACTTATATAACGAATAG
- a CDS encoding gamma-glutamyl-gamma-aminobutyrate hydrolase family protein, translating into MKPLIGLTGYYLDQSETGKNRQRGLPGQDMAMFSYDYARSIERAGGIPVMLPILEPSSIGKLLERLDGLLFAGGADVNPLHYGEAPKAYLGSVEEERDTFELLLAGQALLRDMPIFGICRGLQILNVAQGGSLYQDLQQEMGPEHFHAHEQYRKWQATHTVRISPQSRLYQAVGQSELMVNSYHHQGIKLLGNGFAATAHSADGVIEAIESQTHRFVVAVQWHPEMMSEKHPLQQQLFDSFIRQVRNRCNVPA; encoded by the coding sequence ATGAAACCGTTGATTGGTTTAACGGGCTACTACCTGGATCAAAGCGAGACCGGGAAAAACCGCCAGCGCGGCTTGCCGGGACAAGATATGGCTATGTTTTCATACGATTATGCCCGCTCCATTGAACGTGCAGGCGGCATTCCTGTCATGCTGCCGATTCTGGAACCGTCTTCCATTGGCAAATTGCTGGAGCGGCTGGATGGATTGCTTTTTGCCGGTGGTGCAGATGTGAATCCATTGCATTACGGGGAAGCCCCAAAGGCTTATCTTGGAAGTGTAGAAGAAGAACGGGACACATTCGAATTACTGCTGGCGGGACAAGCGCTTTTAAGAGATATGCCGATTTTCGGCATTTGCCGCGGCCTGCAAATCTTGAATGTAGCCCAAGGGGGCTCACTCTATCAGGATTTGCAGCAGGAAATGGGACCTGAACACTTTCATGCACATGAACAGTATCGCAAATGGCAGGCAACCCATACAGTCCGCATATCGCCGCAGTCCCGATTGTACCAAGCGGTGGGACAATCAGAGCTTATGGTAAATTCCTATCACCATCAAGGAATCAAATTGCTGGGAAATGGTTTTGCAGCGACCGCACATTCCGCTGATGGTGTCATAGAAGCGATCGAATCGCAAACACACCGTTTTGTGGTAGCTGTACAATGGCATCCGGAAATGATGTCGGAGAAGCATCCGTTGCAGCAGCAACTGTTTGATTCCTTTATCCGGCAAGTGCGCAATCGGTGCAATGTACCGGCATAA